In Nitrospirota bacterium, the following are encoded in one genomic region:
- a CDS encoding FtsX-like permease family protein: MKKLLFIFKMAKREILTSWRHFIFFLFCVALGVGSIVGIGSISDQIEYSVFKEAKGLLGGDIEIDLNHALSPEGLSAIQKLETRGIKHILVQEMIAMASNPRDSTPQLVELKAVGAEYPFYGTLTLDPPAGPNPFAQSHMAWVEESLVIKLGMRVGEEIKLGDIQLKIAGVIKKEPDRMTEAFSLGPRVMISERDLKVSGLVQPGSRVRYRYLLQVPPDRSIPQTLLELKTSLADERATIESYTDAQPRLRRFLNNLTVYLGFIGLISLFIGGIGVGNSIHAYLKEKTQTMGILKCLGTPSSALFYIYFLQTLVMGLLGSLFGVGIGLFLHKIFQGLLKTILPQSLTYFFPTIAVLKGMIAGTLVVLLFSLIPLFRIKTLSPNRILKRDILASSLGKIGFRQGMAIGAVSLGILAFIYWQSGSLRVGATFTGIFLGALILLKFSAWAVLRWIKNLKPASFALRYGMANLNRPGQFAQSVILSIGLGITVICAVLIIGTGLFQQVSDNIPVNAPTFFFIDIQKSQKEAFEALLVRRSRQMGFKDTHEMVPIVRSRLQAVGSIPVKELKNNEAWYFQREYVLTSQKEPPYENKIVKGAWWSPGTESGTNKISIEEDLAKHLGVGLGASLTFDIQGTPVQGTITSIRSVNWENLRTNFFIIFSPGAFQEIPMSYIATSQSRPELDLEFQREVVSGFPNVTAVNIRHVLNSLKEIMGKILLAVEFMGGFAVIAGLIVLAGSVAATRYFRLKESVILKILGAVRSKIAGIFVSEYTLLGTIAGVIGMMMGTLLAWVFLKFIMEIKWRFPVLGVLALFVSTVVLTILISFLMIYRMIGKKPLAVLRQN, translated from the coding sequence ATGAAGAAACTTCTTTTTATTTTCAAAATGGCAAAGCGGGAAATTTTAACCTCGTGGAGGCATTTTATTTTTTTTCTCTTTTGCGTTGCCCTGGGGGTGGGGAGCATTGTCGGGATAGGAAGTATTTCAGACCAGATCGAGTATTCCGTTTTTAAAGAGGCCAAAGGTTTATTGGGAGGGGATATTGAAATTGATCTCAACCATGCACTCAGCCCTGAAGGGCTGAGTGCCATTCAAAAGCTGGAAACTCGGGGGATCAAGCATATCCTGGTGCAGGAAATGATCGCCATGGCGAGCAACCCCAGGGATTCGACGCCCCAGCTGGTTGAGTTAAAAGCCGTTGGGGCAGAGTATCCGTTTTATGGAACCTTAACCCTTGATCCCCCTGCGGGTCCGAACCCTTTTGCTCAATCTCATATGGCCTGGGTCGAGGAATCGCTAGTGATCAAGCTGGGGATGAGGGTGGGAGAGGAAATTAAATTAGGCGATATTCAGCTCAAGATAGCCGGAGTAATCAAAAAAGAGCCCGACCGGATGACCGAAGCCTTTAGTTTAGGTCCAAGGGTGATGATTTCAGAGAGGGATCTGAAGGTCTCAGGCCTGGTTCAGCCGGGGAGCAGAGTTCGTTATCGTTATCTTTTACAGGTTCCTCCAGACCGGTCAATTCCGCAAACGCTTTTGGAACTGAAAACTTCCCTGGCCGATGAAAGGGCAACGATTGAGTCCTACACAGACGCCCAACCCCGTCTGCGCCGTTTTTTAAATAATTTAACTGTTTATCTCGGGTTTATCGGTCTGATTTCTCTTTTTATAGGAGGGATAGGGGTGGGAAACAGCATCCACGCTTATCTGAAAGAAAAGACACAGACCATGGGCATTTTGAAATGCCTTGGAACCCCGTCGAGCGCCCTCTTTTACATTTATTTTCTGCAAACCCTTGTGATGGGGTTATTGGGAAGTCTTTTCGGCGTGGGAATCGGTTTATTCCTTCATAAGATTTTTCAGGGATTGTTAAAAACCATTCTCCCGCAATCTTTAACCTATTTTTTCCCCACCATCGCCGTTTTAAAGGGGATGATTGCGGGAACCCTCGTAGTCCTCTTATTTTCTCTCATTCCTTTATTTAGGATCAAAACCCTTTCGCCAAACAGAATCTTAAAACGGGATATTCTGGCTTCCTCGTTGGGCAAAATCGGATTCCGCCAGGGAATGGCGATCGGAGCGGTGTCGTTGGGGATACTGGCATTTATCTACTGGCAGTCGGGCTCTTTGAGGGTTGGAGCGACCTTTACCGGTATCTTCCTGGGCGCGTTAATTTTGTTGAAGTTTTCTGCATGGGCGGTTTTGCGATGGATTAAAAACCTCAAACCCGCTTCATTTGCACTTCGTTATGGGATGGCCAATTTAAACAGGCCCGGACAATTTGCTCAGTCGGTTATTCTCTCCATCGGCCTTGGAATTACCGTCATTTGTGCCGTTTTAATCATCGGAACGGGATTGTTTCAGCAGGTGTCTGACAATATTCCGGTCAATGCCCCGACATTCTTTTTCATCGATATTCAAAAATCGCAAAAGGAGGCGTTCGAGGCCCTTTTAGTCCGAAGATCCCGCCAAATGGGGTTCAAAGATACGCATGAGATGGTTCCGATTGTCCGCTCCCGTCTTCAAGCCGTGGGGAGCATTCCGGTTAAAGAATTGAAAAACAACGAGGCATGGTATTTTCAGAGAGAGTATGTTTTAACCTCGCAGAAGGAACCCCCCTATGAGAACAAGATCGTCAAAGGGGCCTGGTGGTCGCCAGGAACTGAATCGGGAACAAACAAGATTTCAATAGAAGAGGACTTAGCCAAACACCTTGGCGTGGGGCTTGGGGCCAGCCTGACTTTTGATATTCAGGGGACGCCGGTCCAGGGCACTATAACCAGTATCCGGAGCGTTAATTGGGAAAACCTTCGAACCAATTTCTTTATCATCTTTTCTCCCGGCGCGTTTCAGGAAATTCCGATGTCATATATCGCGACCTCCCAATCCCGTCCTGAACTTGACCTGGAGTTTCAACGGGAGGTGGTTTCCGGCTTTCCCAATGTGACGGCGGTTAATATCCGTCATGTGCTCAATTCCCTGAAAGAGATCATGGGCAAAATTCTTCTGGCGGTGGAGTTTATGGGCGGGTTTGCTGTAATCGCCGGCCTGATCGTGCTTGCCGGCTCGGTAGCGGCGACACGATATTTCCGGCTCAAAGAATCGGTGATTTTGAAAATCCTCGGAGCGGTGAGGTCGAAAATTGCCGGGATCTTTGTCAGTGAATATACGTTGCTTGGAACGATCGCGGGCGTGATCGGAATGATGATGGGGACCCTGCTGGCCTGGGTATTTTTGAAATTTATCATGGAAATAAAATGGCGTTTTCCTGTTTTAGGCGTGTTGGCCCTCTTTGTTTCAACGGTAGTCCTGACGATACTGATCAGCTTTTTAATGATTTACCGGATGATTGGCAAAAAACCGCTCGCGGTTCTTCGTCAGAATTAA
- a CDS encoding ABC transporter ATP-binding protein: MIFVKDLSMKVSAGSRELVILDKINLHISKGEFFAVMGPSGSGKSTLLGLMAGLDTPTSGSIQLDQQSVDQLDEDELTRLRGRLIGFVFQSYQLIPNLTALENVSVPLELLGEDDIRKRALSLLNEVGLSDRLSHYPAQLSGGEQQRVAIARAFAISPPILLADEPTGNLDTDTGNKIIDLLISLHRKHQNTMVWVTHDLDIAKKADRVIRLRDGKITPQ; encoded by the coding sequence ATGATTTTTGTTAAAGACCTTTCAATGAAAGTATCCGCCGGTTCCAGAGAGTTGGTTATTTTAGATAAAATCAACCTTCACATTTCAAAAGGAGAATTTTTCGCGGTCATGGGTCCTTCCGGAAGCGGGAAATCAACCCTCCTCGGTTTAATGGCCGGGCTTGACACCCCGACGTCGGGTTCTATTCAACTAGACCAACAATCTGTCGATCAGCTCGACGAGGATGAGCTGACCCGGTTAAGAGGCCGATTGATCGGATTTGTATTCCAATCCTACCAGTTAATTCCCAATCTGACGGCGCTTGAAAACGTTTCTGTCCCGTTGGAATTATTGGGAGAAGATGATATCAGAAAACGCGCCCTCTCCCTTTTAAATGAAGTCGGTCTCTCCGACCGGTTAAGCCATTATCCCGCTCAGCTATCCGGCGGGGAACAACAGAGGGTGGCGATCGCGAGAGCCTTTGCCATCAGTCCCCCTATTCTATTGGCCGACGAGCCGACCGGGAACCTCGACACCGACACCGGGAATAAAATCATCGATTTATTAATCAGTCTGCACCGGAAACACCAGAACACCATGGTCTGGGTTACCCATGACCTTGATATTGCCAAAAAAGCAGACCGCGTGATAAGACTCCGGGACGGAAAAATTACACCGCAATGA
- a CDS encoding arylesterase, with protein MIVAFGNSLTAGYGVALDEAYPSLLENRLRKEKFLYRVVNAGISGDTTSGGLSRIDSVIRRKPDIVIVELGANDGLRGTPVEMIQSNLGQIIKQLQKKKIKVLLAGMRLPPNYGPEYTDGFHRMYLSLAAKYKIPVIPFFLEGTAATEGLNQADGLHPTAEGYQLVVNHLWPYLVPLLSK; from the coding sequence CTGATTGTCGCGTTTGGAAACAGTTTAACCGCCGGCTACGGCGTCGCTTTGGATGAAGCCTACCCCTCGCTCCTGGAAAACAGATTAAGAAAAGAAAAATTTCTTTACCGGGTCGTGAACGCGGGAATCAGCGGCGACACGACCTCGGGGGGCCTCTCCCGGATCGATAGTGTCATCCGTCGAAAACCCGATATCGTCATTGTCGAACTGGGAGCCAATGACGGTCTGCGGGGAACACCGGTTGAGATGATTCAATCTAATTTAGGTCAAATAATCAAGCAGCTCCAAAAGAAAAAGATTAAGGTCTTGCTTGCCGGGATGAGGCTTCCTCCCAATTACGGTCCTGAATATACCGACGGCTTTCACCGGATGTACCTCTCGTTGGCCGCAAAATATAAAATTCCGGTCATTCCTTTTTTCCTGGAAGGGACCGCGGCGACGGAAGGCTTAAATCAAGCCGACGGGCTTCACCCCACTGCTGAAGGGTATCAGCTTGTCGTGAATCATTTATGGCCTTATCTGGTTCCGCTTCTTTCTAAATAA
- a CDS encoding rhodanese produces the protein MFNFQGRFAALGGSDNLSPEEIKKKIDEGRKIVILDVREPWEYQISKIEGAVLIPLGQLEKRKEELDPNAEIVCQCHHGVRSFKAMKFLQACGFQNVKNMAGGIDAWSAQVDPSVPRYRQ, from the coding sequence ATGTTTAATTTTCAAGGACGGTTCGCGGCTCTTGGGGGAAGCGATAACCTGAGTCCCGAAGAGATTAAGAAAAAAATAGACGAAGGCCGCAAAATCGTTATTCTCGACGTTAGAGAGCCATGGGAATATCAGATCTCTAAGATTGAGGGGGCGGTTTTAATTCCGTTAGGACAGTTGGAAAAAAGAAAAGAAGAATTGGATCCAAACGCTGAAATTGTTTGCCAGTGCCATCATGGTGTTCGCAGCTTTAAAGCCATGAAATTTCTTCAGGCCTGTGGTTTTCAAAATGTAAAAAATATGGCCGGTGGAATCGATGCCTGGTCGGCCCAAGTCGACCCTAGCGTACCCCGGTATCGGCAATAA
- a CDS encoding SoxR reducing system RseC family protein, translated as MVIEEGIVVEQKDGQVLISIDRTEACEGCPTTNICKAEGNKMIMRAKDTMGAAIGQKVKVAVEPANFLYPAFWVYGFPLLSLIGGGTVGNLLSIGLSLARHSQLFSALGAVVGLVLSLFVVKRFNTRLEKGLEYLPVVIEIES; from the coding sequence ATGGTCATCGAAGAAGGGATCGTGGTTGAACAAAAAGACGGGCAGGTGTTAATTTCCATTGACCGTACCGAAGCCTGTGAAGGATGTCCAACGACAAATATTTGCAAGGCCGAAGGAAATAAAATGATTATGAGAGCCAAGGACACGATGGGCGCGGCCATTGGACAAAAAGTAAAAGTGGCGGTGGAGCCGGCAAATTTTCTTTATCCTGCCTTTTGGGTGTATGGATTTCCGCTCTTATCGTTAATCGGGGGGGGAACCGTCGGAAATCTTCTGTCGATCGGATTGTCGCTTGCTCGGCATAGCCAGTTGTTTTCAGCCCTGGGAGCCGTCGTCGGATTGGTCTTAAGCCTGTTTGTTGTCAAAAGATTTAATACCAGGCTTGAAAAGGGGTTGGAGTATCTTCCCGTCGTGATTGAGATAGAATCCTAA
- a CDS encoding citramalate synthase, with amino-acid sequence MRFVEIYDTTLRDGAQAEDISFLLEDKLRITEKLDELGIPFIEGGWPGANPKDIDYFKEVKKLSLKNATVVAFGSTRKAGNPVSKDPNLHELIKAGTSTITIFGKSWNLHVEAALNISLKKNLELIYDSVAYLVSKKKRVFYDAEHFFDGYKANPDYAIQTLKKAEEAGTECIILCDTNGGTMPWEVKEIFRAVDREIKIPLGIHTHNDSETAVANALVAVELGATQVQGTINGFGERCGNANLCSLIPNLKLKMKVGCLSDEQMTHLMEVSRFVSEIANLPHYKRQAYVGESAFAHKGGIHVHAIRKKAETYEHVLPQLVGNQQRILISDYSGKSNLLHKAEDYGIRLADKSQALHDLLQNLKELENQGYQFEGAEASFELLMRKTVGKHKRFFDLIKFRVIVEKQMETGETVSEATIELQVGKEVEHTAALGNGPVNALDNGLRKALEKFYPALKHVKLLDYKVRVLSASGGTRSKVRVLIESGDEHRKWGTVGVSENIIEASWQALVDSIEYKLLKSGATGFAGAKASKASERGKLRPALPVKGAT; translated from the coding sequence AACTTTAAGGGACGGCGCTCAAGCGGAAGATATCTCCTTTTTACTGGAAGATAAACTTCGGATTACCGAAAAACTTGACGAGCTTGGAATTCCTTTTATTGAAGGGGGATGGCCCGGCGCCAATCCAAAAGACATCGATTATTTTAAGGAGGTTAAAAAGCTTTCCTTGAAAAACGCCACCGTTGTCGCTTTTGGGTCAACCCGGAAGGCCGGCAACCCGGTTTCGAAAGACCCGAATCTTCACGAGCTGATCAAGGCGGGTACCTCGACCATCACGATCTTCGGTAAAAGCTGGAATCTTCATGTAGAAGCCGCCCTGAATATTTCTTTAAAGAAAAATCTGGAGCTGATTTATGATTCCGTCGCCTACCTGGTTTCAAAGAAAAAAAGAGTCTTTTATGACGCGGAACATTTTTTTGACGGGTATAAGGCGAATCCCGATTACGCCATCCAGACCTTGAAAAAAGCGGAAGAGGCGGGAACAGAATGTATTATTTTATGTGACACCAACGGCGGAACCATGCCCTGGGAGGTGAAGGAAATTTTTCGCGCGGTTGACCGTGAAATCAAAATTCCCCTGGGCATACACACCCATAACGATTCGGAAACCGCGGTGGCTAATGCTCTCGTGGCCGTTGAGTTAGGGGCCACGCAGGTTCAGGGGACCATTAATGGTTTCGGAGAGCGTTGCGGAAACGCCAACCTTTGTTCTTTGATTCCAAACTTAAAATTAAAAATGAAAGTCGGGTGCCTTTCGGATGAACAGATGACTCATCTGATGGAAGTTTCCCGGTTTGTCAGTGAAATAGCAAATTTGCCCCATTATAAGAGGCAAGCCTATGTGGGTGAAAGCGCCTTTGCCCATAAAGGGGGAATCCATGTCCATGCCATCCGTAAAAAAGCCGAAACCTACGAACATGTGCTTCCGCAATTGGTAGGAAATCAGCAAAGGATCCTGATTTCGGACTATTCGGGTAAAAGCAATCTCTTACATAAGGCTGAAGATTACGGCATCAGGCTTGCTGATAAAAGTCAGGCGCTCCACGATCTTTTACAGAATTTAAAGGAGCTTGAAAATCAGGGTTATCAGTTTGAGGGGGCAGAGGCCTCTTTCGAATTGCTCATGAGAAAAACGGTTGGAAAGCATAAGCGGTTTTTTGATTTAATTAAATTCAGGGTCATTGTCGAAAAACAGATGGAGACCGGAGAAACGGTTTCAGAGGCGACGATCGAGCTTCAGGTAGGGAAAGAGGTTGAACATACCGCCGCTCTGGGAAACGGGCCGGTGAATGCCCTTGATAATGGTTTACGGAAGGCGTTAGAAAAGTTTTATCCGGCCTTAAAACATGTTAAACTGTTAGATTATAAGGTCAGAGTGCTTAGCGCGAGCGGGGGAACCCGGTCAAAGGTCAGGGTTTTAATCGAATCCGGGGATGAACACCGAAAATGGGGAACCGTCGGAGTGTCCGAAAATATCATCGAAGCGAGCTGGCAGGCGTTAGTCGACAGTATTGAATATAAGCTTTTAAAAAGTGGAGCAACCGGTTTTGCAGGTGCGAAAGCGAGCAAGGCGAGCGAGAGGGGGAAGCTTCGTCCGGCTTTGCCGGTGAAGGGGGCGACGTGA